One Microlunatus soli genomic window carries:
- a CDS encoding MFS transporter yields the protein MNTSPATTSTPRVGSPLPYNALIWLAVAAFSTGIDGYVLAGLLPKIAGELSVTEALAGQLVSVFALTSALAAPLLGTATSSWERRRTIALALAVFVLGNLVVALAPIYPVALAGRVIAALGGCLLNAAITGHVIHLAPPEHRGKALSFVLGGWMTATALGVPVGLVLGQTSWRFPLVMVSVVGTVALIGILIKLPKLRLPPTTLAERLLPLKQPRLVAGLLVTTGILCASYTCFTYAVLILSPTHPAGWMMILIMFGYGLASMLGNAFTGRLADRFTPLRVLTVILIGLFANALLGAVAFAAAAPAVIAVLGLAWFFLAGIGNGGAAVPQQARLASMAPQSAAIVMALNASAISLGSALGGGLGGLTLTAGAPAPSLLWVAAGVLALTLILHGVVAGLTARHARQVAADPA from the coding sequence GTGAACACCTCACCCGCCACGACATCGACGCCCCGGGTCGGGTCGCCGCTGCCGTACAACGCTCTGATCTGGCTGGCCGTGGCCGCCTTCTCCACCGGGATCGACGGCTACGTGCTGGCCGGTCTGCTGCCCAAGATCGCCGGCGAGCTGAGCGTCACCGAGGCACTGGCCGGCCAGCTGGTCTCGGTGTTCGCGCTGACCTCGGCGCTGGCCGCTCCCCTGCTCGGGACGGCCACCAGCTCCTGGGAACGGCGCCGGACGATCGCGTTGGCGCTGGCGGTCTTCGTGCTCGGCAACCTGGTGGTTGCGCTGGCGCCGATCTACCCGGTCGCGCTGGCCGGCCGGGTGATCGCTGCTCTGGGCGGCTGCCTGCTGAACGCCGCGATCACCGGCCACGTGATCCATCTGGCCCCGCCGGAGCATCGCGGCAAGGCTCTGTCCTTCGTGCTCGGGGGCTGGATGACCGCGACCGCGCTCGGCGTACCGGTCGGGCTGGTGCTCGGCCAGACCAGCTGGCGGTTCCCGCTGGTCATGGTCTCGGTGGTCGGCACTGTCGCGCTGATCGGGATCCTGATCAAGCTGCCGAAGCTGCGGCTACCGCCGACCACCCTGGCCGAGCGACTGCTCCCGCTGAAGCAGCCGCGACTGGTCGCCGGCCTGCTGGTCACCACCGGCATCCTGTGCGCCAGCTACACCTGCTTCACCTACGCCGTGTTGATCTTGAGTCCGACCCACCCGGCCGGTTGGATGATGATCCTGATCATGTTCGGCTACGGCCTGGCGAGCATGCTCGGCAACGCCTTCACCGGCCGACTGGCCGACCGGTTCACCCCGCTTCGGGTGCTGACGGTGATCTTGATCGGCCTGTTCGCCAATGCCCTGCTGGGTGCGGTCGCGTTCGCAGCGGCCGCACCGGCGGTGATCGCCGTTCTGGGACTGGCCTGGTTCTTCCTGGCCGGCATCGGCAACGGTGGCGCAGCGGTGCCGCAGCAGGCCCGGCTGGCCTCGATGGCACCGCAGTCGGCGGCGATCGTGATGGCCCTGAACGCCAGTGCGATTTCGCTCGGCTCAGCGCTCGGCGGTGGGCTCGGCGGCCTGACCTTGACCGCCGGTGCCCCGGCACCCAGCCTGCTGTGGGTTGCCGCCGGTGTTCTCGCCCTGACCTTGATCCTGCACGGAGTGGTCGCCGGACTGACCGCGCGACACGCTCGCCAGGTCGCCGCCGACCCGGCCTGA
- a CDS encoding ABC transporter substrate-binding protein produces MPSRSRPVIVAVVFTLLALAGCSGGAGAGSGATSDSAALTAVGPKKAPGDEVCGRAAKPSGSRTIKHAMGQTEVPADPQRIVVLDSDKLDTVCALGLQDKLVGAIAVGTGEQPQYLGPTVHDVPTVGSIAEPALEKIAALKPDLILGSKFRTPDKYDELSKIAPTVFTESVGSTWKQNVLLDGKALRQGDRAKTLLTELTDRAEKVGQQVDGPTADVSLVRFIKAGIRIYGPDSFAGQVLADARISRPQFQQLNGAEDRRFTEISEEELQHADGKTIYVATYGQENVEAEQSALGSPLWKTLKGVKAERAFRVQDEVWMTGIGVIAAGRILDDLQESLAS; encoded by the coding sequence ATGCCGTCTCGTTCCCGGCCCGTGATCGTGGCCGTCGTCTTCACCCTGCTGGCGTTGGCCGGCTGTTCGGGAGGGGCAGGAGCCGGCTCCGGCGCAACGTCGGACTCCGCGGCGTTGACCGCCGTCGGGCCGAAGAAGGCGCCGGGTGACGAGGTCTGCGGTCGCGCCGCGAAGCCGTCCGGTTCGCGGACGATCAAGCATGCGATGGGGCAGACCGAGGTGCCGGCGGACCCACAGCGGATCGTGGTGCTGGACAGCGACAAGCTGGACACCGTCTGCGCACTCGGTCTGCAGGACAAGCTGGTCGGTGCGATCGCGGTCGGAACCGGTGAACAGCCCCAGTACCTCGGTCCGACGGTTCACGACGTGCCGACGGTCGGCAGCATCGCCGAACCGGCGTTGGAGAAGATCGCGGCGCTCAAGCCGGACCTGATCCTGGGATCGAAGTTCCGCACCCCGGACAAGTACGACGAGTTGTCCAAGATCGCGCCGACGGTGTTCACCGAGTCGGTCGGCAGCACCTGGAAGCAGAATGTCCTGCTCGACGGGAAGGCGCTGCGTCAGGGTGATCGCGCGAAGACGTTGCTCACCGAGCTCACCGATCGGGCCGAGAAGGTCGGCCAACAGGTCGACGGGCCGACCGCCGATGTCTCCCTGGTGCGCTTCATCAAGGCCGGGATCCGGATCTACGGTCCGGACAGCTTTGCCGGTCAGGTGCTCGCCGACGCCCGGATCTCGCGTCCGCAGTTCCAGCAACTCAACGGAGCCGAGGATCGGCGCTTCACCGAGATCAGCGAGGAGGAGTTGCAACACGCCGACGGCAAGACGATCTACGTCGCCACCTACGGCCAGGAGAATGTCGAGGCCGAGCAGTCGGCACTCGGCTCGCCGCTGTGGAAGACCTTGAAGGGTGTGAAAGCCGAGCGGGCCTTCCGGGTCCAGGACGAGGTCTGGATGACCGGCATCGGTGTGATCGCCGCCGGTCGCATCCTGGACGATCTGCAGGAGTCGTTGGCATCCTGA
- a CDS encoding AMP-binding protein, translating into MRTQPEPYWTSGLHRALQQQPDGIATIQGDRQRTFAEQADRVARLAGGLRGLGVGDGVRVGLLALNSDRTVETILAIPWADGVFNLIDTMRAPFEIAPMLAESDTEILFVDDAFAAVVPEVRRGWPRLRAVIHLGDEPTPDGMIDYEALIAGSSPAEDANRGGDALAGLVHTGGTTSAPKTVMHTHRAMLTMIMTMGLTNPDFIRPGTRQLQLTPISHVSGVGSVLMQSQFGNTLVPFPRFDPAVVLEAIEKHRITAVFIVPPMLQRVVDHPDIERSELSSVRNIMYGASPITEQLLQRASARFPQAGFAQLYGLSESLSFTMSTPEDHRRPGPQRRSGGRAMLHTELRVVDADDNDLPTGTAGEILLRGPGLMRGYWDAPDATADALRGGWMHTGDVGYLDEHGYLYIVDRLKDVVIVDGDNVHSPEVENVLASHPDVAACAVIGVPDDTTGERVHAVVVARAGSEPDTAQLHKHCGALLPDFKVPQSWELAAALPLSPTGKVLKRELRARYWTGLDRQVN; encoded by the coding sequence ATGAGGACTCAGCCCGAACCGTACTGGACCTCCGGCTTGCATCGTGCGCTGCAACAACAGCCGGACGGGATCGCCACCATCCAGGGGGACCGGCAGCGCACCTTCGCCGAGCAGGCCGATCGGGTGGCCCGGCTCGCCGGTGGGTTGCGCGGGCTCGGCGTCGGTGATGGCGTTCGGGTCGGCCTGCTCGCCCTCAATTCAGACCGTACTGTCGAAACGATCCTCGCGATCCCGTGGGCGGACGGAGTGTTCAACCTGATCGACACCATGCGCGCACCGTTCGAGATCGCGCCGATGCTGGCCGAATCCGATACCGAAATCCTCTTCGTCGACGACGCCTTCGCAGCTGTGGTGCCCGAGGTCCGACGGGGGTGGCCTCGGCTCCGCGCCGTGATCCACCTCGGCGACGAACCGACACCGGACGGGATGATCGACTACGAGGCACTGATCGCCGGCAGCTCCCCGGCGGAGGACGCGAACCGGGGCGGCGACGCGCTCGCGGGACTGGTGCACACCGGAGGGACGACGAGCGCACCGAAGACCGTGATGCACACCCACCGCGCGATGCTCACCATGATCATGACGATGGGGCTGACGAATCCCGACTTCATCCGGCCCGGTACCCGCCAGCTGCAACTGACGCCGATCTCGCATGTCTCCGGCGTGGGCTCGGTGCTGATGCAGTCCCAGTTCGGCAACACTCTGGTACCGTTCCCGCGATTCGACCCGGCGGTGGTCCTGGAGGCGATCGAGAAGCACCGGATCACGGCGGTATTCATCGTGCCGCCGATGCTGCAGCGGGTCGTCGACCACCCCGACATCGAACGGAGTGAGCTCAGCAGCGTCCGCAACATCATGTACGGCGCCTCCCCGATCACCGAGCAACTCCTGCAGCGAGCCTCGGCGCGCTTCCCGCAGGCAGGTTTTGCCCAGCTCTACGGGCTGTCGGAGTCACTGTCCTTCACGATGTCCACGCCGGAGGACCACCGTCGGCCGGGGCCGCAGCGCCGCTCCGGCGGTCGGGCGATGCTGCACACCGAGCTGCGGGTCGTCGATGCCGACGACAACGATCTGCCGACCGGCACGGCCGGGGAGATCCTGCTCCGCGGCCCCGGGCTGATGCGCGGCTACTGGGACGCCCCTGACGCCACCGCCGACGCACTTCGCGGTGGCTGGATGCACACCGGCGACGTCGGCTACCTCGACGAACACGGTTACCTCTACATCGTCGACCGACTCAAGGATGTCGTCATCGTCGACGGCGACAACGTGCACTCTCCCGAGGTGGAGAACGTCCTGGCCTCCCACCCTGACGTGGCGGCCTGTGCCGTGATCGGCGTCCCCGACGACACCACCGGCGAGCGCGTTCATGCCGTGGTGGTGGCCCGGGCGGGAAGCGAACCGGATACCGCGCAGTTGCACAAACATTGCGGCGCGTTGTTGCCGGATTTCAAGGTCCCGCAGAGCTGGGAGCTCGCGGCGGCGCTTCCGCTGTCGCCCACCGGGAAGGTGCTCAAACGCGAACTGCGGGCACGGTACTGGACGGGGCTGGACCGTCAGGTGAACTGA
- a CDS encoding phosphotransferase enzyme family protein has protein sequence MLIAPPPEMLWESVDPENELRRRFGFEDAAAAVDWAADLLAGDYRISVRSVDRLVISAQNLMVWVTTPPSRLMIKICRIAAVHGWLDARAAMVDWLADHDHPVARPLTSLGGERQLLRDDRSIGVQPVLDGSLLDAGDDVQVRAAGQTLAALHDDLACWPDAKRLTDAWPVAGRGELWVLPEGRAETAPELVERLRRRIDELPDRSGLPAEQPVHTDFRGANLLWHDTRISGVLDFEEARLDPAVVDLAHAVCLLGTWYHDWQPITPQRQRLLIDSYTDRRPLSETEDRWLQALIGWGMLGLGWYAEADRWL, from the coding sequence ATGCTGATCGCACCGCCGCCGGAGATGCTCTGGGAGAGTGTCGACCCGGAGAACGAACTGCGCCGGCGGTTCGGCTTCGAGGATGCCGCGGCGGCGGTCGACTGGGCGGCCGATCTGTTGGCCGGGGACTACCGGATCAGCGTGCGTTCGGTCGACCGGCTGGTGATCAGCGCGCAGAATCTGATGGTCTGGGTGACGACACCCCCGTCGCGATTGATGATCAAGATCTGCCGGATCGCGGCGGTGCACGGCTGGCTCGACGCTCGCGCCGCGATGGTCGACTGGCTCGCCGATCATGATCATCCGGTGGCCCGGCCGCTGACCTCGCTCGGCGGCGAACGACAACTGCTACGAGACGACAGATCGATCGGTGTCCAGCCGGTCCTGGACGGGTCGCTGTTGGACGCCGGCGACGATGTTCAGGTGCGTGCCGCGGGTCAGACCCTGGCCGCCTTGCACGACGATCTGGCCTGCTGGCCGGACGCGAAACGGCTCACTGACGCATGGCCGGTCGCCGGCCGCGGCGAGCTGTGGGTGCTGCCCGAAGGGCGTGCGGAGACCGCACCGGAACTGGTGGAGCGGTTGCGGCGCAGGATCGACGAACTGCCCGACCGGTCCGGCCTGCCGGCCGAACAGCCGGTGCATACCGACTTCCGCGGCGCCAACCTGCTCTGGCACGACACCAGGATCAGCGGCGTACTCGACTTCGAGGAGGCCCGACTCGATCCGGCCGTCGTCGACCTGGCGCACGCCGTCTGCCTGCTCGGCACCTGGTATCACGACTGGCAACCGATCACACCGCAGCGGCAGCGACTGCTGATCGACAGTTATACCGATCGTCGGCCGCTCAGCGAAACCGAGGACCGGTGGCTGCAGGCATTGATCGGCTGGGGCATGCTCGGGCTCGGATGGTACGCCGAGGCCGACCGCTGGTTGTGA
- a CDS encoding TetR/AcrR family transcriptional regulator, giving the protein MAGRPRSFSRDAALAAAVEQFWRTGYAETSVAMLTRAMGVTPPSLYAAFGDKESLFAEASDLYFRRTCDAVQRAFACPTAREAIAAMLDDTARAHTSTETPLGCLLLTEPRLAAQREALRRRLTDRIEQGVADGDLPHAVRPDDLASFLMAVMRGMSGCARDGGSTEEVLAIAGAALAAVPDRPAAHAR; this is encoded by the coding sequence ATGGCTGGCAGACCTCGAAGCTTTTCCCGTGACGCTGCGCTGGCCGCAGCCGTCGAGCAGTTCTGGCGCACGGGCTATGCCGAGACCAGCGTTGCCATGCTGACCAGAGCGATGGGCGTGACTCCGCCGAGCCTGTACGCGGCGTTCGGCGACAAGGAAAGCCTCTTCGCGGAGGCCTCCGACCTCTACTTCCGCCGGACCTGCGACGCCGTGCAGCGGGCGTTCGCCTGTCCGACCGCTCGCGAGGCCATCGCCGCGATGCTCGACGACACCGCCCGGGCGCACACCAGCACGGAAACTCCACTGGGCTGCCTGTTGCTGACCGAACCGCGCCTGGCCGCACAACGTGAAGCCCTCCGTCGCAGGCTCACCGACCGGATCGAACAAGGCGTCGCCGACGGCGACCTTCCGCACGCCGTTCGACCTGACGACTTGGCGTCGTTCCTGATGGCGGTGATGCGCGGCATGTCAGGGTGTGCCAGGGACGGGGGCTCGACCGAGGAGGTACTCGCCATCGCCGGTGCCGCCCTGGCAGCCGTACCGGACCGACCGGCCGCCCACGCGCGTTGA
- a CDS encoding SDR family oxidoreductase yields the protein MQLKNAVVLVTGANRGIGAEFVAQLKERGASRIYATARDASAIAADGVEPIQLDITDPSQIKAVAAAADDVQVLINNAGVATGTSLVSGDVAEIRREMDTNFFGPLLMTQAFAPILKTNGGGAILNVVSALSWFTIPVAGAYAASKAATWSLTDSTRLELADQGTHVVGVHMGLVDTDMAAGSDGPKITPRALVDAGLDAIESGHDEVLADDWAKLVKSGLTLDPAQRYEQLFAALSES from the coding sequence GTGCAATTGAAGAACGCCGTGGTGCTGGTGACCGGAGCGAACCGAGGGATCGGAGCGGAGTTCGTCGCGCAGCTCAAGGAGCGTGGAGCGTCAAGGATCTACGCGACCGCCCGCGATGCGAGTGCCATCGCCGCAGACGGAGTCGAGCCGATCCAGCTCGACATCACCGACCCCTCGCAGATCAAGGCCGTCGCCGCCGCGGCTGACGACGTGCAGGTCCTGATCAACAACGCCGGAGTCGCGACCGGTACGTCCCTCGTTTCCGGTGACGTGGCGGAGATCCGGCGGGAGATGGACACGAACTTCTTCGGCCCGCTACTCATGACGCAAGCGTTCGCGCCGATCCTGAAGACCAACGGGGGAGGTGCCATCCTCAACGTCGTCTCGGCACTGTCGTGGTTCACAATCCCGGTCGCCGGCGCCTATGCCGCATCCAAGGCGGCCACCTGGAGTCTGACGGACAGTACGCGTCTCGAACTCGCGGATCAGGGCACGCACGTCGTCGGCGTGCACATGGGTCTTGTCGACACCGACATGGCTGCGGGTTCCGACGGGCCGAAGATCACTCCGCGCGCCTTGGTCGACGCCGGGCTGGACGCGATCGAGTCGGGTCACGACGAAGTCCTGGCCGACGACTGGGCGAAGCTCGTGAAGTCCGGACTCACCCTCGACCCCGCACAGCGATACGAGCAGTTGTTCGCGGCACTGTCCGAGAGCTGA
- the sepX gene encoding divisome protein SepX/GlpR, whose product MGTTGLIYAAIAFAWLAYLVPNYLRRKEESTSTEADPHDRFSDSVRIIRSGSAPLLDQDLTEMPEVEISTPLTRRAAVGELRRLEQTAALRRRRVLLVLMILLTAAVVVWATGLVPWWVMAIPAGLVVGFFGLSRFTVAAMHRDLDARYAEIRRGSEESTVLLNRRTVADLVGTPDSEPSIKIKSKSGGLWEPLPITMPTYVSKPLAPRTVRTIDLAAPEMSQPVREDGPVTADRPTPQPVAQPDQVVEVARKPEQTGDDLGRAVGE is encoded by the coding sequence GTGGGTACGACAGGTCTGATCTATGCAGCCATCGCGTTCGCCTGGCTGGCCTATCTGGTGCCCAATTACCTGCGACGCAAGGAAGAATCGACCAGCACCGAGGCCGATCCTCATGATCGTTTCTCCGACTCGGTCCGGATCATCCGGTCCGGCTCGGCTCCGTTGCTCGATCAGGATCTGACCGAGATGCCCGAGGTCGAGATCTCCACCCCGTTGACCCGCCGGGCAGCGGTCGGTGAACTCCGCCGGCTCGAACAGACCGCCGCGTTGCGCCGCCGTCGGGTCCTGCTGGTGCTGATGATCTTGCTGACCGCAGCCGTCGTGGTCTGGGCGACCGGCCTGGTCCCATGGTGGGTGATGGCCATTCCGGCGGGCTTGGTGGTCGGCTTCTTCGGACTGTCCCGCTTCACCGTCGCCGCGATGCACCGTGACCTCGACGCCCGCTACGCCGAGATCCGGCGGGGGAGCGAGGAGTCCACCGTGCTGCTCAATCGGCGGACGGTCGCCGATCTGGTCGGCACCCCGGACTCCGAGCCGTCGATCAAGATCAAGTCCAAGTCCGGCGGGCTCTGGGAGCCGTTGCCGATCACGATGCCGACCTACGTGTCCAAGCCGCTCGCGCCGCGGACGGTCCGAACCATCGATCTGGCCGCACCGGAGATGTCCCAGCCGGTCCGGGAGGACGGTCCGGTGACGGCGGACCGGCCGACTCCGCAGCCGGTCGCGCAGCCCGACCAGGTGGTCGAGGTGGCCCGTAAACCCGAGCAGACCGGCGACGACCTGGGGCGTGCCGTCGGCGAGTGA
- a CDS encoding GNAT family N-acetyltransferase, with translation MDTPPVGRRWPVTLQHRDVTLRPMRLRDAAEWERVRRRNASWLRPWEATLPPNSSPGPPTYGALVRNLNRQARQGRMLPWLIVFQPEEHSRSNRPVLAGQLTVSGIVGGSAASGQIGYWIDQRLAGRGLTPTAVAMAVDYCFRTLQLHRIEVAIRPENAPSLRVVEKLGFRSEGSRPRYLHIDGDWRDHLIFALNGDEVGDGLLDRWDHRREQDQIRSAGESVQDAESTEVPEPVEGRPGEHPEPAERHTEHTRPIEHPEPDERPEPVEGQEPNAHAS, from the coding sequence ATGGACACACCGCCGGTCGGCCGACGGTGGCCGGTCACCCTGCAACACCGCGACGTGACGCTGCGACCGATGCGGCTACGAGACGCCGCCGAGTGGGAACGGGTCCGGCGTCGGAACGCGAGCTGGTTGCGCCCCTGGGAGGCGACGTTGCCGCCGAACTCCTCGCCCGGACCGCCGACCTACGGTGCCCTGGTACGCAATCTCAACCGGCAGGCTCGACAGGGCCGGATGCTGCCGTGGCTGATCGTCTTCCAACCCGAGGAGCACAGCCGGTCCAACCGGCCGGTGCTGGCCGGTCAACTGACGGTCAGCGGGATCGTCGGCGGATCGGCCGCCTCCGGACAGATCGGATATTGGATCGACCAACGGCTGGCGGGTCGTGGGCTTACCCCGACGGCGGTGGCGATGGCGGTCGACTATTGCTTCCGGACCCTGCAACTGCATCGGATCGAGGTCGCGATCCGTCCCGAGAACGCCCCGAGCCTGCGGGTGGTGGAGAAGCTCGGCTTCCGCAGTGAGGGCAGTCGGCCGCGCTATCTGCACATCGACGGCGACTGGCGTGATCATCTGATCTTCGCGTTGAACGGCGACGAGGTCGGCGACGGTCTGCTCGACCGCTGGGATCACCGTCGGGAGCAAGATCAAATTCGTTCAGCCGGTGAGTCCGTCCAGGACGCCGAGTCCACCGAGGTCCCTGAACCTGTCGAAGGGCGTCCCGGCGAGCACCCTGAGCCTGCCGAACGGCACACCGAGCACACCCGGCCCATCGAGCACCCTGAGCCTGACGAGCGCCCTGAGCCTGTCGAAGGGCAGGAGCCCAACGCACACGCCTCCTGA
- a CDS encoding MogA/MoaB family molybdenum cofactor biosynthesis protein: MAAPVAGRPEPAEPSEGDRSGLSAAVITVSTRASAGVYADRSGPLIVDALAEAGFAVGDPVVVADGEPVATALFAAVAAEHAVIITTGGTGLSPDDHTPEMTRRVIEREMPQLAAAIADYGVDHGVPTAVLSRGIAGTAGRSLIVNLPGSRGGARDGMAVLAPVLGHAVSQLRGGDH, from the coding sequence ATGGCAGCTCCTGTCGCGGGTCGACCAGAGCCGGCCGAACCGTCCGAAGGTGATCGCAGCGGACTGAGCGCCGCCGTGATCACGGTGTCGACCCGCGCGTCGGCCGGCGTCTATGCCGACCGATCCGGTCCGCTGATCGTCGACGCGCTGGCCGAAGCCGGCTTCGCGGTCGGTGACCCGGTCGTCGTCGCCGACGGTGAGCCGGTGGCGACCGCCCTGTTCGCCGCCGTCGCCGCCGAGCACGCCGTGATCATCACCACCGGTGGCACCGGTCTCAGCCCGGATGACCACACCCCGGAGATGACCCGCCGGGTGATCGAACGCGAGATGCCGCAGCTGGCCGCGGCGATCGCTGACTATGGTGTCGATCATGGAGTACCGACGGCCGTGCTGAGCCGAGGGATCGCCGGAACCGCCGGCCGCAGCCTGATCGTCAATCTGCCCGGTTCTCGCGGCGGCGCCCGGGACGGGATGGCGGTCCTCGCCCCGGTGCTGGGGCACGCCGTCAGCCAACTCCGGGGCGGGGACCACTGA
- the moaC gene encoding cyclic pyranopterin monophosphate synthase MoaC, whose protein sequence is MPGDLPHLTATGTARMVDVSDKESTARTATASGLVRLNAEAVGALRDGTVPKGDALAVARIAGIQGAKKTPDLVPLCHPLPLSGVDIDLEVVDEGVRIAVTVRTTGRTGVEMEALTAVSVAALSVVDMIKAIDRGAVITDVRVESKSGGRRGDWRRPATEAG, encoded by the coding sequence ATGCCCGGTGATCTTCCGCACCTCACTGCCACCGGGACGGCCCGGATGGTCGACGTGTCGGACAAGGAGTCGACGGCTCGTACCGCGACAGCCTCCGGCCTGGTGCGATTGAACGCCGAGGCCGTCGGCGCGCTGCGGGACGGCACGGTTCCGAAGGGCGACGCGCTGGCGGTTGCCCGGATCGCCGGTATCCAGGGCGCGAAGAAGACCCCCGATCTGGTGCCGTTGTGTCATCCGCTGCCGCTCAGCGGAGTGGACATCGACCTCGAGGTCGTCGACGAGGGAGTCCGGATCGCCGTCACCGTCCGGACCACCGGCCGGACCGGGGTGGAGATGGAGGCGCTGACCGCGGTCAGCGTGGCCGCCTTGTCGGTGGTCGACATGATCAAGGCGATCGATCGGGGTGCGGTGATCACCGATGTCCGGGTCGAGTCCAAGAGCGGCGGTCGACGCGGCGACTGGCGGCGTCCGGCGACAGAAGCCGGGTGA
- the glp gene encoding molybdotransferase-like divisome protein Glp: MPLLRRKRKPEPVVEEPEAPKLPDPPEPGAGGLRAMADHRAYLLSCIEPLPPFGQQILDSVGLSLCEDVVAGVSMPRFDNSAMDGYAVRAADVQNATEQTPVSLPVVGEVQAGSPAPHTLSPGTAMKIMTGAALPEGADAIVPYEATDRGAEDVRINEPSINGQHVRRVGEDVNEGDTVLRAGDRLTSRSIGLLAAIGVDQVMVRPRPRVVVVSTGSELVEPGLALQNDQQIYDSNSYMLAAAAKAAGAQVFRVGRVPDDPAQLKQVISDQLVRADLILTTGGVSQGDYDIVKQVLPELGPCDFSGVAMQPGKPQGFGLIGEDQTPIIMMPGNPVSAFVSFEAFVRPVLRKLAGVEPFVRPTVRLTAARAITSVPGKLQFARGVVRTDDQGHRTVDLAGGHGSHLLGGLSLSDALLLIDEETDFVAAGDEIDCWLLGEDN; encoded by the coding sequence ATGCCATTGTTGCGCCGCAAGCGAAAGCCGGAACCGGTTGTCGAAGAGCCGGAGGCTCCGAAGCTGCCCGATCCGCCGGAGCCGGGGGCCGGTGGACTGCGTGCGATGGCGGACCACCGGGCATACCTGTTGAGCTGCATCGAGCCGCTGCCGCCGTTCGGCCAACAGATCCTGGACTCGGTCGGGTTGAGCTTGTGCGAGGACGTGGTCGCCGGGGTGAGCATGCCGCGGTTCGACAACTCCGCGATGGACGGCTACGCGGTCCGTGCCGCCGATGTCCAGAACGCCACCGAGCAGACTCCGGTCAGCCTGCCGGTCGTCGGTGAGGTGCAGGCCGGTTCCCCGGCGCCGCACACCCTGTCGCCGGGGACGGCTATGAAGATCATGACCGGCGCCGCGCTGCCGGAAGGTGCCGACGCGATCGTGCCCTACGAGGCGACCGATCGCGGCGCCGAGGACGTCCGGATCAACGAACCGTCGATCAACGGTCAGCATGTCCGCCGCGTCGGGGAGGACGTCAACGAGGGCGACACCGTACTGCGTGCCGGTGACCGGCTGACCTCCCGCTCGATCGGGCTGCTGGCGGCGATCGGCGTCGATCAGGTGATGGTCCGGCCTCGGCCCCGCGTCGTGGTCGTCTCCACCGGCAGCGAACTGGTCGAGCCGGGACTCGCGTTGCAGAACGATCAGCAGATCTACGATTCCAATTCCTACATGCTGGCTGCTGCTGCCAAGGCCGCCGGCGCGCAGGTGTTCCGGGTCGGCCGGGTGCCCGACGACCCGGCGCAGCTCAAGCAGGTGATCTCCGATCAACTGGTCCGCGCGGACCTGATCCTGACCACCGGTGGGGTCAGCCAGGGTGACTACGACATCGTCAAGCAGGTGCTGCCCGAACTCGGCCCGTGCGACTTCTCCGGCGTTGCGATGCAGCCGGGAAAGCCGCAGGGATTCGGGCTGATCGGCGAGGACCAGACGCCGATCATCATGATGCCGGGCAACCCGGTGAGCGCGTTCGTCTCCTTCGAGGCGTTCGTCCGACCGGTGCTGCGCAAGCTTGCCGGGGTCGAACCGTTCGTCCGTCCGACCGTCCGACTGACTGCGGCGCGAGCGATCACCTCGGTCCCGGGCAAGCTGCAGTTCGCCCGTGGCGTGGTGCGGACCGATGATCAAGGACACCGGACGGTTGATCTTGCCGGCGGGCACGGATCACACCTGCTCGGTGGGCTGTCGCTGTCCGATGCGTTGCTGCTGATCGACGAGGAGACCGACTTCGTCGCCGCAGGCGACGAGATCGACTGTTGGTTGCTGGGTGAGGACAACTGA